A region from the Carboxydocella sporoproducens DSM 16521 genome encodes:
- a CDS encoding type II secretion system F family protein → MELLISLLSGLSFTLLSYVFLFHLYRDKITVQSRLQQVGSLLSWRKKYLDEKLSQPFFERVIRPLLNLVAEKLPKGTRAADSKQKLDLQKKLLMAGNPWDLTAGEYLALQYAMMIGLALVCLFLALPSGASPLVLVLALLLGAILGYLLPNYYLGVLATRRQEEIQDTLPDILDLLTVSVEAGLGFDAALVKVVEKSKGVLAEEFSRLLQEIKMGKPRRDALRDLGLRSGNEDLQTLVGAIIQADQLGVSIGNVLRLQSAEMRGKRKQRAEEKAMKAPVKMLIPMVLFIFPTLFVVLLGPAIMQMMKTMGN, encoded by the coding sequence ATGGAGTTATTGATTTCTCTATTAAGTGGTCTTTCCTTTACCCTCCTGAGTTATGTTTTTCTTTTTCACCTTTACAGGGATAAGATTACCGTTCAGTCCCGTTTACAACAGGTGGGTTCCCTGTTGAGCTGGCGAAAAAAGTACCTGGATGAGAAGTTATCCCAGCCCTTTTTTGAGCGGGTGATTCGCCCTCTGTTGAACCTGGTGGCGGAAAAGCTGCCCAAAGGGACCAGAGCTGCTGATAGCAAGCAAAAGCTGGATTTGCAGAAAAAATTGTTGATGGCGGGGAATCCCTGGGATTTGACAGCAGGGGAATACCTGGCCCTGCAGTATGCCATGATGATTGGTCTGGCTCTGGTTTGCCTTTTCCTGGCCCTGCCCTCGGGGGCAAGCCCGCTGGTGCTGGTGCTGGCCCTGTTGCTTGGCGCAATCCTGGGTTATTTGTTACCCAACTATTACCTGGGGGTACTGGCTACCCGGCGCCAGGAAGAAATTCAGGATACCCTGCCGGATATTCTGGATTTGTTGACCGTTAGTGTAGAAGCGGGTTTGGGGTTTGATGCCGCTCTGGTTAAAGTGGTGGAGAAAAGCAAAGGGGTACTGGCAGAGGAGTTTTCCCGTTTGCTGCAGGAAATTAAGATGGGCAAGCCGCGGCGAGATGCTCTCCGGGATCTGGGGTTGCGGTCAGGAAACGAGGACTTGCAAACACTGGTAGGGGCTATTATCCAGGCTGACCAGCTGGGGGTTTCCATCGGTAATGTCCTGCGTTTACAGTCAGCGGAAATGCGGGGGAAACGCAAGCAAAGAGCGGAGGAAAAAGCAATGAAGGCCCCGGTAAAAATGCTAATTCCGATGGTTCTCTTTATCTTTCCTACCCTTTTCGTAGTATTGCTGGGTCCGGCAATAATGCAGATGATGAAGACCATGGGCAACTGA
- a CDS encoding type II secretion system F family protein, producing the protein MASLILLLTFISVTAFVWALFLLLTREQRALAERLTVYTSKSIYGRREKKERPTLSWKEFINQGAKLFAAREIAKKWEAEMIKANIPLRGEEFVFINLLTTVGGGLVGWLLARNISGGIILLMLGFLLPRLLVNSRKAKRVHMFDNQLGDALLVMSNSLRAGFSFLQAMDMVSREMPAPISEEFARALREMSLGTTTEEALEKMTQRIESVDLDLVVTAVLIQRQVGGNLSEVLESIANTIRERVRIKGEIKTLTAQGRISGMIISLLPVAVGGFIFLINPSYMMPLFTSPLGWSLIIGGLVSQGIGMLIIKKIINIKV; encoded by the coding sequence ATGGCAAGTTTGATTTTATTACTGACTTTTATCAGTGTGACTGCCTTTGTATGGGCCCTTTTCCTCTTGCTGACCAGAGAGCAGCGGGCACTGGCGGAAAGGCTGACCGTTTATACCAGTAAGTCTATATACGGGCGACGGGAGAAAAAAGAACGGCCGACTCTGAGCTGGAAGGAATTTATTAACCAGGGAGCCAAATTGTTTGCAGCCCGGGAGATAGCAAAGAAATGGGAAGCGGAGATGATCAAGGCCAATATTCCCCTGCGGGGAGAAGAATTTGTCTTTATTAATCTGTTAACTACGGTAGGTGGGGGGCTGGTGGGCTGGTTGCTGGCCAGAAATATCAGCGGAGGCATTATCCTGCTTATGCTTGGTTTTTTGCTGCCCCGCCTGCTGGTCAATTCTCGCAAAGCCAAACGCGTGCACATGTTTGATAACCAGTTAGGGGATGCGCTGCTGGTTATGTCCAATTCCCTGCGGGCCGGGTTTTCCTTTTTACAGGCGATGGATATGGTCAGCCGCGAAATGCCGGCCCCCATTTCCGAAGAATTTGCCCGGGCTTTGCGGGAGATGTCCCTGGGTACCACTACCGAGGAGGCGCTGGAGAAGATGACCCAGCGTATTGAGTCTGTGGACCTGGATCTGGTAGTTACTGCTGTTTTGATTCAACGCCAGGTGGGGGGTAATCTCTCGGAAGTGCTGGAAAGCATAGCCAACACCATTCGTGAACGGGTGCGGATCAAGGGCGAAATCAAGACACTGACGGCCCAGGGGCGAATTTCCGGGATGATTATTTCCCTGTTGCCGGTGGCGGTGGGTGGGTTTATCTTTCTTATTAATCCCTCTTACATGATGCCCCTTTTTACCAGTCCTTTAGGATGGAGCCTGATTATAGGCGGGCTGGTTTCCCAGGGTATTGGCATGTTGATTATCAAGAAAATCATTAATATTAAAGTGTAA
- a CDS encoding ATPase, T2SS/T4P/T4SS family yields MLGRTPVLWSDGWNSIGKKVDEAMLKQPPYTDGDGWEYVDTNLKVLSFDWTKGEYKLAENVRLWRHRAPDQIYKIKTATGREIEVTPEHPFFTLVNGNITEIKASDLSTGLMIAVPSYLPIHPEKVNILDQLMESNGLYVKDDFADIKPILAHEELKKLARKLNKNYSTVREWFKENNIPIKFWWLIRKHFNKTEEINRVIVKAKTSNETINISLDKFNTDIFWLLGLLLADGHLGKKYLEIHGNNVDLLEQAQRIVKENFEVYGQLEFARNRTPRIRFYSSALVEIFECLGVPRGKKADKIKPLPWWYKLDNDSLSGFISGLWDGDGYIGKNALEYSSKSPELIEFIRQALLHYGIISIYRRKSEHHYAIISGLDNIKRFYECFSLKNQKKLQHLTFLAQSPIVSNQKIGQIASYPVFWDKIIEVELIKNTEPYVYDITVSDLHNFIAGTGGGFITHNTTTLNVLSSFIPNDERIITIEDAAELQLRQEHVVTLETRPPNIEGKGAITMRDLVRNSLRMRPDRIVVGEVRSGEALDMLQAMNTGHDGSLTTGHANSPRDMLARLETMVLMAGMELPVRAIREQIASAIDVIVQQSRLRDGSRKITHITEVVGMEGDTIVLQDIFVYEQMGVDDKGKIIGRHRATGIRPKFMSKLEAAGIHLPEDIFINR; encoded by the coding sequence ATGCTTGGTAGAACACCGGTACTCTGGAGTGATGGCTGGAATTCTATCGGGAAAAAAGTGGACGAGGCCATGCTGAAACAGCCTCCATATACTGATGGAGATGGCTGGGAATATGTTGATACAAATTTAAAAGTCTTGTCTTTTGACTGGACAAAGGGTGAATATAAATTAGCGGAAAATGTTAGATTATGGCGTCATCGGGCACCAGATCAGATTTACAAGATCAAAACGGCAACTGGAAGAGAAATTGAGGTTACTCCAGAACATCCATTTTTCACTCTGGTTAATGGAAACATAACGGAGATAAAAGCAAGTGATTTATCTACAGGACTGATGATAGCTGTGCCGTCTTATCTTCCTATTCATCCTGAAAAAGTAAATATTTTAGATCAATTAATGGAATCTAATGGACTATATGTAAAGGATGATTTTGCAGATATTAAACCCATTTTAGCCCATGAAGAACTAAAAAAATTAGCTAGAAAACTAAATAAAAACTATTCTACTGTCCGGGAATGGTTTAAGGAAAATAATATTCCGATTAAATTTTGGTGGTTAATTAGAAAACATTTTAATAAAACGGAAGAGATAAATAGGGTTATTGTTAAAGCAAAAACTAGTAATGAAACAATTAATATTTCGCTTGATAAGTTTAATACAGATATATTCTGGCTACTTGGGTTACTTCTTGCTGATGGTCATCTAGGAAAAAAGTATCTTGAAATTCATGGAAATAATGTGGATTTACTGGAACAGGCACAAAGGATTGTTAAGGAAAATTTTGAAGTCTATGGGCAACTGGAATTTGCCAGAAACAGAACGCCGAGAATTAGATTTTATTCAAGTGCCCTGGTTGAAATTTTTGAGTGTTTGGGAGTGCCAAGAGGCAAAAAAGCAGATAAAATTAAGCCTCTACCATGGTGGTATAAGCTTGATAATGATAGTTTATCCGGTTTTATTAGTGGGCTTTGGGACGGCGACGGATATATAGGGAAAAATGCTCTGGAATATAGCAGTAAAAGTCCTGAATTAATAGAATTTATTAGACAGGCATTGCTTCATTATGGAATAATTTCTATCTACCGACGTAAAAGTGAACATCATTATGCAATTATAAGCGGTTTAGATAATATAAAAAGATTTTATGAATGTTTTTCTTTAAAAAACCAAAAAAAATTACAACACTTAACATTTTTGGCCCAAAGTCCAATTGTTTCAAATCAAAAAATAGGGCAGATTGCAAGTTATCCGGTTTTCTGGGACAAAATTATTGAAGTTGAATTAATTAAAAATACTGAGCCTTATGTTTATGATATTACAGTAAGTGATTTGCACAATTTTATAGCTGGTACGGGTGGGGGGTTTATTACCCATAATACCACTACCCTGAATGTCCTCTCCTCCTTTATCCCCAATGATGAGCGGATTATAACTATTGAAGACGCAGCTGAGCTGCAACTAAGGCAGGAGCATGTAGTTACCCTGGAAACCCGCCCCCCCAATATCGAAGGTAAGGGAGCTATTACCATGCGCGATCTGGTCCGTAACTCCCTGCGGATGCGTCCGGACCGGATTGTGGTGGGGGAGGTGCGCAGCGGTGAGGCCCTGGATATGCTGCAGGCCATGAATACCGGCCATGATGGCTCCCTGACCACAGGCCATGCCAACTCTCCCCGGGACATGCTGGCCCGGCTGGAGACCATGGTCTTGATGGCAGGGATGGAATTGCCAGTACGGGCGATCCGGGAACAAATTGCCTCAGCTATTGATGTTATTGTTCAGCAAAGCCGGCTCAGGGATGGCAGCCGCAAAATTACTCACATTACGGAAGTAGTGGGTATGGAAGGGGATACCATTGTGCTGCAGGATATTTTTGTCTATGAGCAAATGGGTGTAGATGATAAAGGCAAGATTATCGGGCGGCATCGGGCCACCGGCATCAGGCCCAAGTTTATGAGTAAACTGGAGGCAGCGGGTATCCATTTGCCTGAGGATATCTTTATCAATCGTTAG
- a CDS encoding response regulator, with translation MGKIRIMIVDDYAETRENVKRLLYFEDDMEIVGEAGDGKEAVEKAEKLRPDIILMDINMPVMDGIEATETISLRVPTAAIIIMSVQGEQEYLKKAMMAGAREYMIKPFSSDELTETIRRVYDLEKKRRVNLHVEDTAKKREPQVVVVFSTKGGVGKTTIATNLAVALAQESRGKVVLVDLDLQFGDVAVMMNIVPRRTITELVQEIAHLDKETMESYLIEHPSGIKVLPAPSRPEYAELVIAAHVEKIINQLKEEYDYIIIDTPPFFHETNLTALDMCNQILLILALDLPTIKNVKLSLEVLDSLHHKGKVKLVLNRSSGDIGINYQDVEKSLGMLIAAHIPSDGRVVVAAVNRGIPFVVSDPRTKISQAIRDLAHLVISDQGYQEDLQKKEKKGVFSRWFG, from the coding sequence ATGGGTAAGATCAGGATTATGATTGTGGATGATTATGCCGAGACCAGAGAAAATGTTAAGCGGCTCTTATATTTTGAAGACGATATGGAAATTGTCGGGGAAGCAGGAGACGGGAAAGAAGCGGTAGAAAAAGCGGAAAAACTGCGCCCGGATATTATCCTGATGGACATCAATATGCCGGTAATGGATGGGATTGAGGCTACAGAAACCATCTCCCTTCGGGTACCTACGGCGGCTATCATCATCATGTCAGTACAGGGGGAACAGGAATATCTGAAAAAAGCCATGATGGCCGGGGCCCGCGAGTATATGATCAAGCCTTTTTCCAGTGATGAATTGACAGAAACCATTCGCCGGGTGTATGACCTGGAGAAAAAGCGACGGGTCAACTTACATGTTGAAGATACGGCGAAAAAGCGGGAACCCCAGGTGGTAGTCGTCTTCAGTACTAAAGGTGGGGTGGGCAAGACTACTATTGCCACCAACCTGGCAGTAGCACTGGCCCAGGAGAGCCGGGGCAAAGTGGTACTGGTGGACCTGGATTTACAATTTGGCGATGTGGCGGTAATGATGAACATTGTGCCCAGACGGACCATCACCGAGCTGGTGCAGGAAATTGCTCACCTGGATAAGGAGACCATGGAAAGTTATTTGATCGAGCATCCCTCCGGGATCAAGGTTTTGCCAGCACCCAGCCGGCCGGAATATGCTGAGCTGGTGATTGCTGCTCATGTGGAGAAGATTATCAATCAGCTGAAGGAAGAATACGATTACATTATCATCGATACACCGCCCTTTTTCCATGAGACCAACTTGACGGCCCTGGATATGTGTAATCAGATTTTGCTTATCCTGGCCCTGGACCTGCCGACTATCAAAAATGTCAAACTCAGTCTGGAAGTGCTGGATTCCCTGCATCACAAAGGCAAAGTTAAACTGGTGCTCAACCGCTCTTCTGGCGATATTGGTATCAATTATCAGGATGTGGAGAAAAGCCTGGGCATGTTAATTGCCGCCCATATACCCAGTGATGGCCGGGTGGTGGTGGCAGCGGTTAACCGGGGAATTCCCTTTGTGGTCTCTGATCCCCGTACCAAAATCTCTCAGGCCATACGCGACCTGGCCCACCTGGTAATCAGTGATCAGGGGTATCAGGAGGATTTGCAGAAAAAAGAGAAGAAAGGGGTCTTTTCCAGATGGTTTGGCTAA
- the cpaB gene encoding Flp pilus assembly protein CpaB, translating into MTPKKLFVLALICGLGAALATNYYLQTMKKQINNVVTGEVVVARTEIPAKTVITQEMVEKKVLPKEYIHAQAERDLKKVVGRITLDRIVSGEQVLGPKLVGKDAYKEGLAYTVPKGKRALTIGVNNITALNGLLKPGDRVDVITVMSVPVMENNQVVERPLAKVYLENVEVLAVDSQLTSELNTLEQKAEKSKTDGVKSVTLAVTPEEAAKLALINRNGVIQLALRSPVDQDKNNVTPYLSTDYKLR; encoded by the coding sequence ATGACACCGAAGAAATTGTTTGTTCTGGCTTTAATCTGCGGGCTGGGGGCAGCTCTGGCCACCAATTATTATTTGCAAACCATGAAAAAACAGATCAATAATGTAGTAACCGGCGAAGTAGTGGTTGCCAGGACGGAAATACCGGCCAAAACTGTGATCACCCAGGAGATGGTGGAAAAAAAGGTGTTACCGAAAGAGTATATTCATGCTCAGGCGGAACGGGATCTGAAAAAGGTAGTAGGCCGGATTACTCTGGATCGGATTGTGAGCGGGGAACAGGTTTTGGGGCCAAAACTGGTAGGCAAAGATGCCTACAAAGAAGGGCTAGCCTACACTGTACCTAAAGGTAAACGGGCCCTTACTATTGGAGTTAATAACATTACCGCATTGAATGGGCTGCTCAAACCCGGAGACCGGGTGGATGTGATTACCGTAATGAGTGTACCGGTTATGGAAAACAACCAGGTGGTAGAGCGGCCTCTCGCCAAAGTTTATCTGGAAAATGTGGAGGTGCTGGCTGTTGACAGCCAGCTCACATCTGAGCTAAATACCCTGGAGCAAAAAGCGGAAAAAAGCAAAACCGATGGGGTAAAATCTGTGACCCTGGCGGTGACACCGGAGGAAGCGGCCAAACTGGCTCTGATTAACCGTAACGGGGTCATTCAGTTAGCCCTGCGTTCCCCTGTGGACCAGGATAAAAACAATGTGACTCCGTATCTTTCCACTGATTACAAGCTGAGATAG
- a CDS encoding TadE/TadG family type IV pilus assembly protein: protein MKSKESGERGTAIVLVALALTGLLGMVAMVADFGQYYLWENRLQTMADAAALAGVQELPDHPDAAVAVAEQYLAANGGTELLTKEITIGADNKSITVNLSKEVNFAFAPVLGVEKGQVSRRATARVAPVKAMKGLAPLAVKQQNFVFGQEYILKNGGGAGDNGWYGAVALGGRGASTYEDNLKYGYQGVIAIGDIIETEPGNMSGPTRRGIQYRLGTMTDNSTPDNIDPNSPRLLYVPVIDDIPKNGRSTARVVGFAAFLLKNELPGNGNDCQIKGYFVRVIVPAEQLDDTSAGFGLYGTRLSE, encoded by the coding sequence ATGAAGAGCAAAGAGAGCGGAGAAAGAGGGACGGCAATCGTGCTGGTGGCCCTGGCTCTGACGGGGCTGCTGGGGATGGTGGCGATGGTAGCTGATTTTGGCCAGTATTATCTCTGGGAAAACCGCCTGCAGACCATGGCCGATGCGGCGGCTTTGGCCGGGGTGCAGGAATTGCCGGATCATCCGGATGCAGCTGTGGCGGTAGCAGAACAATATCTGGCTGCCAATGGTGGTACAGAGTTACTTACGAAAGAGATTACCATTGGAGCTGATAACAAATCCATTACTGTGAATTTGAGCAAAGAAGTGAATTTTGCTTTTGCTCCGGTGCTGGGAGTAGAAAAAGGGCAGGTCAGCAGACGGGCGACAGCCCGGGTAGCCCCTGTTAAAGCCATGAAGGGTCTGGCCCCGCTGGCAGTAAAACAACAGAATTTTGTTTTTGGCCAGGAATATATCCTCAAAAACGGGGGCGGTGCTGGTGATAATGGCTGGTATGGGGCTGTTGCTTTAGGTGGACGCGGGGCTTCAACTTATGAAGATAATTTAAAATACGGTTACCAGGGAGTTATCGCTATTGGAGATATAATCGAGACGGAACCGGGGAATATGTCAGGGCCAACCCGACGGGGCATTCAGTACCGGCTGGGGACTATGACCGATAACAGTACCCCGGATAACATTGATCCCAACAGCCCCCGGCTTTTATATGTACCGGTAATTGACGATATACCCAAAAACGGTCGCTCTACCGCCCGGGTGGTAGGGTTTGCGGCATTTTTATTGAAAAATGAATTGCCCGGCAATGGCAATGATTGCCAAATAAAAGGTTATTTTGTCAGGGTCATTGTACCAGCAGAGCAACTGGATGACACTAGTGCTGGTTTCGGGTTATATGGGACCAGGCTGAGCGAGTAG
- a CDS encoding TadE/TadG family type IV pilus assembly protein, with protein sequence MGRKRGERGQALVEMALVLPLLLMLLFGIIEFGRIFHAYLTVNNGAREGARLAVVGAQDTAIIARIKDTAVGLDSSKLQITIAPAYSNRLRGQPVTVQVSYPVQIFAPIIGEIIGNPYTVSGSVQMRME encoded by the coding sequence ATGGGAAGAAAAAGAGGGGAAAGGGGACAGGCACTGGTGGAAATGGCCCTTGTTCTGCCTCTTTTATTAATGTTGCTCTTTGGCATTATTGAATTCGGTCGCATTTTCCATGCCTATCTGACGGTGAACAATGGGGCCCGGGAGGGGGCGCGTCTGGCAGTGGTGGGGGCCCAGGATACAGCTATTATCGCCAGGATTAAAGATACAGCTGTGGGCCTGGATAGCAGTAAACTGCAAATCACCATCGCTCCTGCCTATAGCAATCGCCTGCGGGGGCAACCGGTAACGGTGCAGGTTTCCTACCCGGTACAAATCTTTGCCCCCATTATCGGTGAAATTATCGGTAACCCCTATACAGTAAGTGGCAGTGTGCAGATGCGGATGGAATAG
- a CDS encoding A24 family peptidase, giving the protein MFWVIITLAIYYDWRYRRIPNWLVLYTLPLIWGWHYYQGGWPELKGSLLGWLVGLGLLILPFLVGGMGAGDVKFLAAIGAWAGGKVALYTFLAGAILGGLWLCGRLLWQQGWAGFKQTWSKAGARLFVGLFTGQWWKEETSQTDPTAIPYAIPLSLGYLLVTLWLGR; this is encoded by the coding sequence TTGTTCTGGGTTATCATCACACTTGCCATTTATTATGACTGGCGCTATCGGCGCATTCCCAACTGGCTGGTACTGTATACCCTGCCTCTGATCTGGGGCTGGCACTATTACCAGGGCGGTTGGCCGGAATTGAAAGGCTCTTTGCTGGGCTGGCTGGTTGGTCTGGGTCTACTAATCCTGCCCTTTCTGGTAGGTGGAATGGGTGCAGGAGATGTGAAATTCCTGGCGGCCATCGGTGCCTGGGCAGGGGGAAAAGTGGCGTTATATACTTTTCTGGCAGGGGCCATTCTAGGGGGACTTTGGCTGTGTGGCCGACTCCTCTGGCAACAGGGCTGGGCCGGGTTTAAACAAACCTGGTCTAAAGCAGGTGCCAGGCTGTTTGTTGGTCTCTTTACCGGCCAGTGGTGGAAGGAAGAAACCAGCCAGACAGATCCGACGGCTATCCCCTATGCCATTCCTCTCAGCCTGGGCTATTTACTGGTGACACTCTGGTTAGGTAGGTGA
- a CDS encoding Flp family type IVb pilin: MNIIKRLWKEESGQAMTEYGLIIALVAAALVVTVIAFKDKIKAVFEGLSFSAS, translated from the coding sequence ATGAACATCATCAAAAGATTGTGGAAAGAGGAGTCTGGTCAGGCAATGACCGAGTATGGTCTGATTATTGCTTTGGTGGCGGCGGCTCTGGTTGTAACGGTAATAGCTTTCAAGGATAAGATTAAGGCGGTATTTGAAGGACTAAGCTTTAGTGCTAGCTAA
- a CDS encoding Flp family type IVb pilin translates to MGKVQRFWREEKGQALSEYTLIISLVAAALVLSLILFKDKIKPLYEKNHLSGT, encoded by the coding sequence ATGGGAAAAGTTCAACGGTTTTGGCGGGAGGAGAAGGGGCAGGCTTTAAGTGAGTACACGCTGATTATCTCTCTGGTTGCAGCAGCTCTAGTATTATCTTTAATATTGTTTAAAGATAAAATTAAACCTTTGTACGAAAAAAACCATTTGTCTGGGACCTAA
- a CDS encoding glycosyltransferase family 2 protein, whose amino-acid sequence MSWWLPFFCLLGLVGLLLWGLFYSRRQQRQPQMNGISVVLLTRNNAANLEGVVRWLLQYEYRYHWLLQIIIIDQGSWDQTLAIADKLAREHFNLLVVEQKWFPLISPRRLAYLAARYQRVVFLDLRQRQQGKRELQTLLRIFNEQAFGT is encoded by the coding sequence ATGTCATGGTGGCTGCCCTTTTTCTGTTTGCTGGGCTTAGTGGGCTTGCTGCTGTGGGGACTGTTTTACAGCCGCCGTCAACAACGGCAACCACAAATGAATGGGATTTCCGTGGTGCTATTGACCAGGAATAATGCGGCTAATCTGGAAGGGGTGGTACGCTGGCTGCTGCAATACGAGTATCGTTATCACTGGTTGCTGCAGATTATCATCATTGACCAGGGGTCCTGGGATCAGACTCTGGCCATTGCCGATAAACTGGCGCGGGAACATTTTAATCTGCTGGTAGTAGAGCAAAAGTGGTTTCCGCTCATATCGCCTCGCCGTCTGGCCTATCTGGCAGCCCGCTACCAGCGGGTGGTTTTTCTGGATTTGCGGCAGCGGCAACAGGGGAAACGGGAATTGCAGACATTGTTGCGAATTTTTAATGAGCAGGCTTTTGGGACTTAA
- a CDS encoding response regulator has translation MGIVRILLVDDHPLIREGLRKVLALEPNLEVVGEAGDGAEAVAKARECLPDLVLMDINMPRTDGIQAIRQLKQLMPRVKIIALTVAVDERAPEVIKAGVAGYLLKDISADNLLAAVATVTGGGTVIAPEVMEKISHMMTRLQEQQLLQQLTRRERDILGMVAQGLTNREIGERLFISEKTVKNHLTHLFKKIGVEDRTQAALFAVRMGLTEEPNS, from the coding sequence ATGGGGATAGTGAGGATTTTGCTGGTAGATGACCATCCTCTGATCCGGGAAGGCTTACGCAAGGTACTGGCTCTAGAGCCCAACCTGGAGGTGGTGGGGGAAGCGGGAGATGGGGCGGAGGCAGTGGCGAAGGCCCGGGAATGTCTTCCCGATCTTGTTTTGATGGATATCAACATGCCCCGTACTGATGGTATTCAGGCTATCCGCCAGCTGAAACAGCTGATGCCCCGGGTGAAGATCATCGCTCTAACAGTAGCGGTGGATGAACGGGCACCGGAGGTGATTAAGGCCGGGGTAGCAGGCTACCTGCTCAAGGACATCAGTGCTGATAACTTGCTGGCGGCAGTGGCCACAGTAACCGGGGGTGGAACCGTGATTGCCCCGGAGGTAATGGAAAAAATCAGCCACATGATGACCCGTCTGCAGGAACAACAGCTTTTGCAACAGCTTACCCGACGGGAAAGGGATATTCTGGGCATGGTGGCTCAGGGTTTGACCAACCGGGAAATCGGGGAAAGGTTGTTCATCAGTGAGAAGACTGTAAAAAATCATCTGACCCATCTTTTTAAAAAAATCGGGGTGGAAGACCGGACCCAGGCGGCGCTGTTTGCTGTGCGCATGGGACTGACCGAGGAACCCAATTCCTGA
- a CDS encoding sensor histidine kinase: MPSLEALDKVVKNTLQAIENSKQQIFDIAETARKEVVRLERELVLLENQVNDVIKAVDILELKVKQARLRLAEVDSSLGKYSEAEVKRAYDTASELQTQLLLLRERENQLRSKRDQLQVTLKNMQQTVAKAENLASQVAVVMDFLSGSLNEVNNQLEGLAQKQNLSIRVIKAQEEERKRVAREIHDGPAQAIANIVLRMEFCEKLLELKPDKVKGELQSLKELVRNTLQDIRKIIFDLRPMALDDLGLVPALRRYLEDYKSKYNLNTEFIFFGYERRLDNAVEVGLFRVVQEALNNVWKHARASKVIVRLEMGRDSVNILIKDDGQGFDVEQALANKQRESLGLTSMRERVELLGGTFILRSRPGQGTEILLKVPLNEG; this comes from the coding sequence ATGCCATCCCTGGAGGCACTGGACAAAGTTGTAAAAAATACCCTGCAAGCTATCGAAAACAGCAAACAACAAATCTTCGATATTGCGGAAACAGCCCGCAAGGAAGTGGTACGGCTGGAACGGGAACTGGTCCTGCTGGAAAACCAGGTCAATGATGTAATTAAGGCGGTAGATATACTGGAATTGAAAGTCAAGCAGGCCAGGTTACGGCTGGCAGAAGTGGATAGCAGCCTGGGCAAATATTCAGAAGCGGAAGTAAAACGGGCCTATGATACTGCCAGTGAGCTTCAGACCCAATTGCTGCTGTTACGGGAACGGGAAAACCAGCTGCGCTCCAAACGGGACCAGCTGCAGGTGACATTGAAAAACATGCAGCAAACGGTAGCCAAGGCGGAGAATCTGGCTTCCCAGGTGGCTGTGGTCATGGATTTCCTTTCGGGAAGTCTGAATGAGGTCAACAATCAGTTAGAAGGGCTGGCACAAAAACAAAACCTGAGTATCCGGGTGATCAAGGCCCAGGAGGAAGAAAGAAAACGGGTGGCCCGGGAAATCCATGACGGACCGGCTCAGGCCATTGCCAATATTGTTTTGCGCATGGAATTTTGTGAGAAATTGCTCGAACTGAAGCCAGACAAAGTTAAAGGGGAACTGCAGAGTCTGAAAGAGCTGGTACGCAATACCCTGCAGGATATTCGTAAAATCATTTTTGACCTCAGGCCCATGGCTTTAGATGACCTGGGTCTGGTTCCGGCTTTGCGTCGCTATCTGGAGGATTATAAGAGCAAATATAATTTAAACACGGAATTTATCTTCTTTGGTTATGAAAGGCGCCTGGATAATGCGGTGGAAGTAGGACTGTTTCGCGTGGTCCAGGAAGCCCTCAATAATGTTTGGAAACATGCCCGGGCCAGCAAAGTTATAGTGCGGCTGGAAATGGGCCGGGATAGTGTTAACATCCTGATCAAGGATGATGGCCAGGGGTTTGATGTGGAACAAGCCCTGGCCAACAAGCAACGGGAGAGCCTGGGTTTGACCAGTATGCGGGAAAGGGTGGAACTGTTAGGAGGCACTTTCATCCTGCGCAGTCGACCAGGGCAGGGGACGGAGATTCTGCTGAAAGTACCGCTCAACGAAGGATAG